From one Butyricimonas faecihominis genomic stretch:
- the thiD gene encoding bifunctional hydroxymethylpyrimidine kinase/phosphomethylpyrimidine kinase: MKTYKRVLSIAGSDSGGGAGVQADLKAISACGCFAMTAITAVTAQNTLGVRAIESLPVNVIEAQIRACLDDIGVDAVKIGMLHSVEVIQAVTRVLADYPIKHIVVDPVMVATSGDLLVQQEAIAVMQKELFPLATVITPNLYEIEILSGKKIRSQEDLYLSIPALKNIGARNVLLKAGHLECEEITDVLIDCENDLEYRYPAKKIITPNTHGTGCSLSSSVASYLAHDFPLNIAVEKALNYLHGAIETAAGYQIGHGHGAIHHFYKWW; the protein is encoded by the coding sequence ATGAAAACCTACAAGAGAGTATTATCTATAGCCGGTTCCGATAGCGGTGGTGGAGCCGGAGTTCAAGCAGACTTAAAAGCGATCTCCGCCTGCGGGTGTTTCGCCATGACTGCCATTACAGCCGTGACAGCTCAAAATACATTAGGTGTAAGAGCCATTGAATCTCTTCCTGTGAATGTCATAGAGGCCCAGATTAGGGCTTGTTTAGACGATATTGGCGTGGATGCGGTAAAAATTGGTATGTTACATTCCGTGGAAGTGATTCAAGCCGTCACGAGAGTATTAGCCGATTACCCGATCAAGCACATTGTCGTGGACCCGGTAATGGTGGCAACCTCTGGCGATCTGCTTGTGCAGCAAGAGGCCATTGCCGTGATGCAAAAGGAATTATTCCCGTTGGCTACCGTGATCACTCCCAATCTTTACGAGATAGAGATTCTCTCCGGAAAGAAAATACGCTCTCAGGAAGATTTATATCTTTCCATTCCTGCATTGAAAAATATCGGCGCTCGCAATGTCTTATTAAAAGCCGGACACTTGGAATGTGAAGAGATAACAGATGTTTTAATTGATTGTGAGAATGATTTGGAATATCGTTATCCAGCGAAGAAAATAATCACCCCGAACACGCACGGTACCGGATGCTCTTTATCATCCTCCGTGGCCTCCTATTTAGCCCATGATTTTCCCTTGAACATCGCCGTGGAAAAAGCCTTGAATTATCTGCATGGGGCCATTGAAACGGCAGCCGGGTACCAAATAGGGCATGGACATGGAGCCATTCATCATTTTTACAAGTGGTGGTGA
- a CDS encoding SAM-dependent methyltransferase, with product MGKLYLIPNLLGETPIERVIPDDVIHIIKNIKVFATENVKNTRRYLKKIDKAINIDELVFLDLNEHSDIKDIETYLPYLANQDMGIISEAGCPGIADPGAELVALAHKHDYQVIPLVGPSSILLALIASGANGQNFSFNGYLPIAKPERIKTLKAYEKQSAAENRTQLFIETPYRNVQLFEDMIATLSPTTRLTIACDITTENEYIKTMLIKDWKHVKPDINKRPTIFVLYARSF from the coding sequence ATGGGAAAATTATATTTGATCCCCAATTTACTTGGGGAGACACCGATAGAGCGGGTTATTCCTGATGATGTAATTCATATCATTAAGAATATCAAAGTTTTTGCAACTGAAAACGTGAAAAATACCCGTCGTTATTTAAAGAAAATAGATAAAGCGATAAATATTGATGAACTCGTTTTTTTAGACCTCAATGAACATTCGGATATAAAAGATATTGAAACCTATCTCCCCTATCTGGCCAATCAAGATATGGGGATTATCTCCGAGGCCGGATGCCCCGGTATTGCAGATCCGGGAGCTGAATTGGTGGCATTAGCCCATAAACACGATTATCAGGTAATTCCTTTAGTGGGCCCCTCTTCTATTTTATTGGCTCTAATAGCCTCCGGGGCTAACGGGCAAAACTTCTCGTTTAATGGTTATTTACCCATTGCTAAGCCGGAACGCATTAAAACATTGAAAGCTTACGAGAAACAATCTGCCGCAGAGAACCGGACACAATTGTTTATAGAGACCCCCTATCGGAACGTGCAATTATTCGAGGATATGATAGCCACCTTGTCCCCCACGACACGCCTCACGATAGCCTGTGATATTACGACAGAAAATGAATACATAAAAACCATGTTAATAAAGGATTGGAAACACGTGAAACCGGATATAAATAAACGTCCGACGATTTTCGTGTTATATGCCCGATCATTCTAA
- a CDS encoding MBL fold metallo-hydrolase, whose product MRVTILGSGTSQGVPVIACECPVCQSTDENDKRLRSSAMIDIGDKKLIIDAGPDFRTQMLRAGVKDVTALLLTHEHKDHIGGLDDIRAFNWVKNGEVDIYCNQRTKDVISKDYDYAFAAFRYPGVPEMNIHVIDEEPFWIGEIKIEPITVMHYKLPVTAFRIDNFAYITDANFISEASMKKLEGVEYMVINALRKEVHLSHFTLDQAIDVVKTLHVKQAYITHIGHQMGLHEEVSRELPENIQLAHDMLSFEF is encoded by the coding sequence ATGAGAGTAACAATTTTAGGAAGTGGAACTTCACAAGGGGTTCCCGTTATTGCTTGCGAATGTCCTGTTTGTCAATCTACGGATGAGAATGACAAGCGTTTAAGGAGTTCTGCCATGATTGATATTGGGGATAAAAAACTAATTATAGACGCGGGACCTGATTTCCGGACACAGATGCTACGGGCGGGTGTAAAGGACGTGACCGCTTTGCTGCTGACACATGAACACAAAGACCATATCGGGGGACTGGACGATATTCGGGCTTTTAACTGGGTCAAAAATGGCGAGGTCGACATCTACTGTAACCAGAGAACGAAAGACGTTATCAGTAAGGATTATGACTACGCTTTCGCAGCATTCCGTTATCCCGGTGTACCTGAGATGAATATTCACGTGATAGATGAAGAACCATTCTGGATTGGGGAGATTAAAATAGAACCTATTACGGTGATGCACTACAAGCTCCCCGTGACGGCATTTCGTATTGATAACTTCGCTTATATCACAGATGCGAATTTCATATCGGAGGCAAGTATGAAAAAACTGGAAGGCGTCGAATATATGGTGATTAATGCTTTGCGTAAAGAAGTTCACCTTTCTCATTTTACACTGGATCAGGCTATTGATGTGGTGAAAACCTTACACGTGAAACAGGCCTACATCACGCATATCGGTCATCAGATGGGATTGCACGAAGAGGTCTCGCGGGAATTACCTGAAAATATACA